The Haloarcula laminariae genomic sequence CAGGGCGGCGATGCGGTCGGCGTCGATGGCCTCCAGGGAGTCGAGCAGCATGAACGGGACCTGCTCGGCGACGTCGTGGACGAGATAGCCGGCCAGCGCGAAGACGAGCCCGGTGACCGCCCGCTCCGACTCCGAGAGGTGGGCCACAGTGTCCTCGTAGACGGTCCCGCCGACGGAGCTGCGGACCACGTGGAGCGCGAACTCCGAGCCCTCGATGACCGAGTCGGCGTCGACGGTAGCCACCGAATCGCCCGGGCCGTCGAGCCGTTCGAGCCAGATGCGCTCGACGTTCTCGTAGTCCAGTATGTCGAGCAGGTCGGCCATGCGGTCGTTGAACGCCGTCGTCGCCTCCGTCTCCAGGGTGTCGATGCGGGTCCGCAGGTCGATGAGCTCCTGGACGACGGACTCGCGGCGGCTGACAAGCGCCTCGTCGCGGCGAATCTCCGCTTCGGCCTCGGCAATCTCCGCTTCGATGTCTTCGAGCGTCGATTCCAGCGATTCGAGCGTAAACTCCAGTTCGTTGGCTTCGCTGTGGAGGTCGAGCAGTTCGTCGACCTCGACCGAGCGCAGCGCCGCCACCTCGCCTTCGAGTGCCCGGACGCTGTCCGAGAGGTTGTCCCGTTGCTCCCGCAGGTCCGAGAGGGCCTCCTGGCGGCGCTCTATCTCGGCGTCGACGTCGTCGATTGTGTCGGTGAGCTCCTCGCGTCGGTCCACCATCTCGGTGAGGCGGGTCTGCTCCTCGGCCAGCGTCTCGATTTTGGCCGTCAGTTCGTCTATCTCCGCGAACGTCTCCTGCCGGTGCTCGCGCAGGGTCTCCAGGGTCGACTCGAAGCGTTCGGGCCGGACCGTCGAGCCGCAGGTCCAGCAGGTCGTCTTCGACCCGCGATAGAGCTTGTCGGTGATATCGCCGACGCTGTCGGGCGTCCCGCCCAGGGCGGTGGCGACGCGGTCGTGTGCGCCGTCGGCGAACTCCTCGTTGAGCCCGATGATGGTCTGGAGGCGGGAGGCGTACGTCGAGAGTTCGCGCTTGCGCTCGCGGCGGGCCGAGAGGTCCGATTCCAGCTCCGCGAGCCGGTCTGCCGGCGCGTCGGGGAGGCCGGCCAGTTCGGCGGCGAGCCGCCCGCGTTCCTCCCGCAGGGCCGAGAGGCTCTCCTGTTCGTCGGAGATGTCGGCCCGGACCCGCCGGAGCTCCTCGCGGGTCGCCCGCAGCTCGTCGAGTCGGGTCTCGAGGTCGTCCGAGTTCGGCTGTGTCAGCTCGACCGTGAGGTCGCGCCCGTCGAGGCGGTCCTCGACCTCGGCCAGCTCCTCGCGCGTCGCCGTTATCTCCGACTGCGTTTCGGTGCGTCGCCGTTCCAGTTCCGGGAGCCGCTGTTTGAGCGAGGCGATGGCGTCCAGCTCCTCGTCGATTTCGGCCTTGCGCTGTTCCGCGTCCTGAATCTCGCGGCGCAGCTCCGACGTGTCCACCGGCCGCATGATGATGTCGCGGAGCTCGTCGCCCCGGACGACGGCCCGGCGCGCCTCGTTGTCAGCCAGGAGAAAGGCAAAGAGGTTGGCAAGCGTCGGGTCGGCGAGCAGCCCGTCGCCGGAGCTGACGACCCCGTCTTCCGTCCGCGTAATCCGACGCGTGTACGTCTCCTCACCGAGCGACAGCGAGACGCGCCCCCGCTTCGCGTCGCCTTTGACTGTGGTCCAGTCGCTACCGAGCGCGGCCATCATCGCCGTCAGGAACGAGGTCCGGTTGGTCGCGTTCCGACCGGCGAGGACGGTCACGCCCGGCGACAGGCACACCGTCGCAGACTCGATGCCGCCGATGTTCTCGACGGTCACGGTCGCCTCCCCGTCGGCCGTCATCGCCGGGTGCATGGCTCTATCTCCGCCGGTCCCGATGTTAAGCGCTAGGGCGCGGGCGAGCCCGGCATTTCAGTGTTCCGCCGTTCTCAGGACAACAGAATAACAGGCATATGTTTGTTAGCTATTCGTGAGCGCCCCCATCATTCCGCACACTTTCAATCACCTTAGTCCGCATAACGAGCAAAAACAATCTGTTCCGTGCATAAACGCTAACGTTTATGGTAGATAGTGGATGTAGCTATTGGTGTCGCAACAATGTCAGAGAGCAACAAAACCGAACGCATGCTCCGGTCGCACCTGACCTCCGTCAAGGAGGACCTGATGACCGGCGTGTCGTTCATGATTCCGTTCGTCACCATCGGTGGTATCTTCCTCGCCCTCGCGTACGCGGTGGGCGATACCGAAGCAGTGTTCTCGAACACCGGCTCGGCCGGCTGGTTCCTCGCCCAGGTCGGTACCGCCGGCCTCACAATCATGGTCCCCATCCTGGGGGCCTACATCGCCTACGCCATCGCTGACCGGCCGGGCCTCGCGCCCGGCTTCCTGCTCTCGTACCTCATCCAGGACGGGGCCGTCGTCGCGGAGGCGGCGAAGGTCATCGGCATCTCCGGCGGCGAGGCCGGCGCCGGCTACCTCGGCGCCATCGTCGCCGGGCTGCTGGCCGGGTACGTGGCCCGCTGGTTCAAGGGCCTCGACGTGCCGGAGTTCCTCGCCCCCATGATGCCCGTGCTCATCATTCCGGTCGCCACGATGGCCGTGCTGACGCCCATCATGCTGTTCGTGCTGGGCGTCCCGGTCGCGCTCGCTAACGCGGGCCTCACCGGCTTCCTGGAGGGAATGCAGGGCGGGCAGGCGATTCTCGTCGGAACGATTCTGGGCGGGATGATGGCCTTCGACATGGGCGGTCCGGTCAACAAGGTGGCCTACGTCTTCTCGACGGGGCTCATCACCGAGGGCATCTACGCGCCGATGGCGGCCGTGATGATCGGCGGGATGGTCCCGCCTATCGGCCTGGCGCTGTCGAACTTCATCTCCCCGCACAAGTACGCGGCCGAGATGTACGAGAACGCGAAGAGCGGCGTCGTGCTGGGTTTCTCGTTCATCACTGAGGGCGCGATTCCGTACGCGGCGGCCGACCCGCTGCGTGTCATCCCCGCGGTCGTGGCCGGCAGCGCCGTCGGCGGCGCCGCCTCGATGGCGATGAACGTCACGATGCCCGCGCCCCACGGCGGCATCTTCGTCATCCCGCTGTCGAACAAGCCGTTCATGTTCCTCGCCTGCATCGTGCTGGGGTCGTTCGTCACGGCGGCCGTCGCACTCGTACTGAAACCCGACTTCGAGGACCGCGTCGACGCCGGCACCGAGTCCGCGTCGACGGGCGCCTCGCCGAGCGACGACTAACTCACAATGACAGACCAGATACCCGACGACATCGACGAGCTGATTCCGGCGAGCCACATCTCGCTGTCCGAGCCGCCGGCCGAGAAGGAGGCGACCATCGAGTTCCTGCTCGACTTAGTGGTCGAGTCGGGCCGCGTCGACGACCGACAGGCGGCCCTGGACGCGCTGCTGGCCCGCGAAGAGGAGACGAGCACCGGCGTCGGCATGGGCATCGGTATCCCCCACGCCAAGACCGAGGCCGTCAATCGCCCGTCGCTCGCCTTCGCCCGCTCTGACGAGGGCATCGACTTCGGTTCGATGGACGGCGAGCCCGCGACGCTCATCTTCATGATACTCGTCCCCAAGGAGGGCGGCGAGGACCACCTCACCATCCTCAGCTCGCTCTCGCGGGCGCTGATGCACGACGACGTGCGCGAGCGCTTACACGAGGCCGAAGACGAGAGCGAGGTCCAGGACACGCTCCGGGAGGCCATCGCATGAGCCAGGAGCGCACCGTCGAAATCGTCCCGGAAGCGGGCCTGCACGCCCGCCCGGCGGCGCTGTTCGTCGAGGCGGTCAACGACCACGAGGCCGAGGTCGAGGCCGGTCCCCCCGACGGGGACCTCGTCCCGGCCCAGTCGATGATTGCCGTCACCAGCCTCGGCGTCGGTCACGGCGACGAACTCCGACTCGTCGCCGACGGCCCCGACGCCGGCGCGGTCCTCGACGAGCTAGAGCGAATACTGACAACCCCCGAGGACGAACTAGAGGCGTAACCATGGCATCTCGCACACTCACCGGCACCGGCGCGACGCCCCGCTCGGGACTGGGGACCGTCGTCTGGTACGACCCCGAAATCACACTCCCCGACGCCGACGAATCGGAGGGCGTCGACGCCGAACGCGACCGCTTCGAGGACGCTGTCGAAACCGCACGCGCCGAGCTGGAACACGAGCGGGACGCGACGGCCGAGCGGGTGGGCGAGGAGGAGGCCGCTATCTTCGAGGCCCACATCCAGTTCCTGGAGGACCCGACCATCGCCGACGCGGTCGAGACCAGCATCGAGGACGGGCAACCCGCGGCGCTGGCCGTCGACGACGCCTTCGGCGAGCACATCGAGCAGTTCGAGGGGATGGAGGGGCGCATGGCCGAGCGCGCCGACGACCTCCGGGACGTGCGCGACCGCCTGCTGCGCCTGCTGACCGGCGGCGAGCGGGTGAACCTGGCCGACCTGCCCGAGGGCAGCGTCGTGCTGGCCGAGCGGCTCACGCCCAGCGACACCGCCCAGTTAGACCCCGAGACGGTGGCCGGCTTCGCCACGGTCACCGGCGGCCGGACCTCCCACGCGGCCATCTTCGCCCGGTCGCTGGCGCTGCCGGCCGTCGTCGGCGTGGGCGAGGCGCTGAACGACATCGCGAACGACACCGAAGTCATCGTCGACGGCGACGCCGGCGAGGTGCTCGTCGAGCCCGACGACGACGAGCGCGCGGCCGCACGCGCCGACGAGGGCGCGGACGTGGTCGAAGCGATGGTCGAGACCGGCGACGGCCGCGAGATAGAGGTGGCCGCCAACGTCGGCCGGCCCGAGGAACTGGAGCCGGCCGCCGCCCGCGGCGCGGACGGCGTCGGGCTCTACCGGACCGAGTTCCTCTTCCTCGACCGGCAGTCCCCGCCCGAGGAGGACGAGCAGTACGAGGCCGTCAGGGACGCGCTCGACACCTTCCCGGACGGCCGCGTCGTCGTCCGGACGCTGGACATCGGCGGGGACAAGCAGATACCCTACCTGGACCTCCCCGAGGAGGAGAACCCGTTCCTGGGCGAGCGGGGCATCCGGCGCTCGCTCGACCCCGACTCGGAGCTGTTCCGCACGCAGCTGCGGGCGCTGCTTCGCGCGGCCGCCGACGGCGCCGGGGAGCTGAACGTGATGTTCCCCCTGGTCGCGACCGTCGAGGAGCTGGAGGCGAGCATCGAGGCGGTCAACGACGCCGCCAGCGAACTCGACGACCGCGGCGTCGACTACGAGCGGCCCTCGCTGGGCGTGATGGTCGAGACGCCAAGCGCCGTCTTCATGGCCGACGAGTTC encodes the following:
- a CDS encoding archaea-specific SMC-related protein translates to MHPAMTADGEATVTVENIGGIESATVCLSPGVTVLAGRNATNRTSFLTAMMAALGSDWTTVKGDAKRGRVSLSLGEETYTRRITRTEDGVVSSGDGLLADPTLANLFAFLLADNEARRAVVRGDELRDIIMRPVDTSELRREIQDAEQRKAEIDEELDAIASLKQRLPELERRRTETQSEITATREELAEVEDRLDGRDLTVELTQPNSDDLETRLDELRATREELRRVRADISDEQESLSALREERGRLAAELAGLPDAPADRLAELESDLSARRERKRELSTYASRLQTIIGLNEEFADGAHDRVATALGGTPDSVGDITDKLYRGSKTTCWTCGSTVRPERFESTLETLREHRQETFAEIDELTAKIETLAEEQTRLTEMVDRREELTDTIDDVDAEIERRQEALSDLREQRDNLSDSVRALEGEVAALRSVEVDELLDLHSEANELEFTLESLESTLEDIEAEIAEAEAEIRRDEALVSRRESVVQELIDLRTRIDTLETEATTAFNDRMADLLDILDYENVERIWLERLDGPGDSVATVDADSVIEGSEFALHVVRSSVGGTVYEDTVAHLSESERAVTGLVFALAGYLVHDVAEQVPFMLLDSLEAIDADRIAALVEYFSDEVPYLVVALLPEDAAALPDSYDRVRNIGQSQSQ
- a CDS encoding PTS fructose transporter subunit IIC → MSESNKTERMLRSHLTSVKEDLMTGVSFMIPFVTIGGIFLALAYAVGDTEAVFSNTGSAGWFLAQVGTAGLTIMVPILGAYIAYAIADRPGLAPGFLLSYLIQDGAVVAEAAKVIGISGGEAGAGYLGAIVAGLLAGYVARWFKGLDVPEFLAPMMPVLIIPVATMAVLTPIMLFVLGVPVALANAGLTGFLEGMQGGQAILVGTILGGMMAFDMGGPVNKVAYVFSTGLITEGIYAPMAAVMIGGMVPPIGLALSNFISPHKYAAEMYENAKSGVVLGFSFITEGAIPYAAADPLRVIPAVVAGSAVGGAASMAMNVTMPAPHGGIFVIPLSNKPFMFLACIVLGSFVTAAVALVLKPDFEDRVDAGTESASTGASPSDD
- a CDS encoding PTS sugar transporter subunit IIA, coding for MTDQIPDDIDELIPASHISLSEPPAEKEATIEFLLDLVVESGRVDDRQAALDALLAREEETSTGVGMGIGIPHAKTEAVNRPSLAFARSDEGIDFGSMDGEPATLIFMILVPKEGGEDHLTILSSLSRALMHDDVRERLHEAEDESEVQDTLREAIA
- a CDS encoding HPr family phosphocarrier protein, with product MSQERTVEIVPEAGLHARPAALFVEAVNDHEAEVEAGPPDGDLVPAQSMIAVTSLGVGHGDELRLVADGPDAGAVLDELERILTTPEDELEA
- the ptsP gene encoding phosphoenolpyruvate--protein phosphotransferase, whose protein sequence is MASRTLTGTGATPRSGLGTVVWYDPEITLPDADESEGVDAERDRFEDAVETARAELEHERDATAERVGEEEAAIFEAHIQFLEDPTIADAVETSIEDGQPAALAVDDAFGEHIEQFEGMEGRMAERADDLRDVRDRLLRLLTGGERVNLADLPEGSVVLAERLTPSDTAQLDPETVAGFATVTGGRTSHAAIFARSLALPAVVGVGEALNDIANDTEVIVDGDAGEVLVEPDDDERAAARADEGADVVEAMVETGDGREIEVAANVGRPEELEPAAARGADGVGLYRTEFLFLDRQSPPEEDEQYEAVRDALDTFPDGRVVVRTLDIGGDKQIPYLDLPEEENPFLGERGIRRSLDPDSELFRTQLRALLRAAADGAGELNVMFPLVATVEELEASIEAVNDAASELDDRGVDYERPSLGVMVETPSAVFMADEFAKRVDFLSIGTNDLTQYVMAADRENERVGHLHDPTHPGVVRAIADTVERAHAQDAWVGMCGEMAGNPDVTELLVGLGLDELSMSAVTIPDVKAAVSETEYSAARERAESALRVATRSEVHETIDQ